The following are encoded in a window of Sinomonas cyclohexanicum genomic DNA:
- a CDS encoding amino acid ABC transporter ATP-binding protein, which translates to MTSQFSSGSLEARGIHLAFGSNRVLRGIDLKVPSGTTASVIGPSGSGKSTLLRVMNRLIEPQAGDILLDGKSVLKDNPDELRRRIGMVFQQFNLFPHKTVGDNVAFALRKLRRMSRDQARDEALKQLDLVGLKHKADVRPATLSGGQQQRVAIARALAMEPEVMFFDEATSALDPELVKGILALMADLATGGMTMVVVTHEMGFSRNVSDSVSFMDGGVVVESGAPAQLFDDPQTDRLKRFLSDVL; encoded by the coding sequence ATGACGAGCCAGTTCTCCTCCGGTTCTCTCGAGGCCAGGGGCATCCACCTCGCGTTCGGGAGCAACCGGGTGCTGCGGGGCATCGACCTCAAGGTCCCCTCGGGGACCACGGCGTCTGTCATCGGGCCTTCGGGATCCGGCAAATCCACGCTCCTGCGGGTGATGAACCGGCTGATCGAGCCCCAAGCCGGGGACATCCTCCTCGACGGCAAGTCCGTCCTCAAGGACAATCCCGACGAGCTGCGTCGCCGCATTGGCATGGTCTTCCAGCAGTTCAACCTGTTCCCGCACAAGACGGTCGGCGACAACGTGGCCTTCGCGCTGCGCAAGCTCCGCAGGATGTCCAGGGATCAGGCGCGCGATGAGGCCCTCAAGCAGCTGGACCTCGTCGGGCTCAAGCACAAGGCCGACGTCCGGCCTGCCACGCTCTCGGGCGGCCAGCAGCAGCGCGTCGCGATCGCACGTGCCCTCGCCATGGAGCCCGAGGTGATGTTCTTCGACGAGGCCACGTCCGCCCTCGACCCCGAGCTCGTCAAGGGCATCCTCGCCCTCATGGCGGACCTCGCGACGGGCGGGATGACCATGGTCGTCGTGACCCACGAGATGGGCTTCTCCCGCAACGTCTCGGACTCGGTGTCCTTCATGGACGGCGGCGTCGTGGTCGAGTCGGGTGCCCCGGCGCAGCTGTTCGACGACCCGCAGACGGACCGGCTCAAGCGCTTCCTCAGCGACGTCCTCTGA
- a CDS encoding Lrp/AsnC family transcriptional regulator, whose product MIDAIDRSILRELQRDGRMTATALASEVGLTVAPCHRRLKELESSGVIRGYRAEVDPAKVGLGFGAMVFVTLRETSTDAIRAFEDAVVAEPQIIEGYRLFGDPDFLLRCVAEDLPGYQRLYDQHLAALPGVAKLTSTIVMRDLKGAGGLPL is encoded by the coding sequence GTGATCGACGCAATCGATAGAAGTATTTTGCGTGAGCTCCAGCGCGACGGGCGCATGACGGCCACCGCACTCGCCTCAGAGGTGGGCCTCACCGTGGCGCCGTGCCACCGCCGGCTCAAGGAGCTCGAATCAAGCGGGGTGATCCGGGGCTACCGTGCCGAGGTCGATCCGGCGAAGGTCGGCCTGGGGTTCGGAGCCATGGTGTTCGTGACCCTTCGCGAGACCTCGACCGACGCGATCCGTGCCTTCGAGGACGCCGTGGTCGCGGAGCCGCAGATCATCGAGGGCTACCGGCTGTTCGGAGACCCGGACTTCCTCCTGCGCTGTGTCGCAGAGGACCTCCCTGGCTACCAGCGCCTCTATGACCAGCACCTCGCGGCGCTCCCGGGCGTCGCGAAGCTCACCTCGACGATCGTGATGCGGGACCTCAAGGGCGCTGGCGGCCTGCCGCTCTAG
- the hemB gene encoding porphobilinogen synthase encodes MSFPTHRPRRLRQTPAIRRMVAETRLHPAELILPAFVREGLTEPQPIQAMPGVVQHTLDTLRRAASEAAELGLGGIMLFGVPEERDAEGTAGLDPDGILNAGIRAVREEVGDSLVVMSDVCLDEFTDHGHCGVLDADGRVDNDATLEIYGQMAVAQAEAGAHVLGPSGMMDGQVAVIRQALDAAGRQDVAVLAYAAKYASAFYGPFREAVDSQLQGDRRTYQMDAANRREALLEVELDLEEGADMVMVKPAMSYLDILADVAAMSPVPVAAYQISGEYSMIEAAAANGWIDRKSSILESVLGIRRAGASMVLTYWAAEIARWLRED; translated from the coding sequence ATGAGCTTCCCCACCCACCGTCCCCGCCGCCTGCGGCAGACCCCGGCGATTCGCCGCATGGTCGCCGAGACGCGACTGCACCCCGCCGAGCTCATCCTGCCCGCGTTCGTCCGGGAGGGGCTCACCGAGCCGCAGCCTATCCAGGCGATGCCCGGCGTCGTGCAGCACACGCTGGACACGCTCCGGCGCGCGGCGTCCGAGGCGGCCGAGCTGGGCCTCGGCGGCATCATGCTGTTCGGCGTGCCCGAGGAGCGGGACGCCGAGGGGACCGCGGGCCTGGACCCGGACGGAATCCTCAACGCCGGCATCCGCGCCGTTCGGGAGGAAGTCGGGGACTCGCTCGTGGTGATGAGCGACGTGTGCCTCGACGAGTTCACCGACCACGGCCACTGCGGTGTCCTGGACGCGGACGGCCGCGTGGACAACGACGCGACCCTCGAGATCTACGGCCAGATGGCCGTAGCGCAGGCCGAGGCCGGTGCGCACGTGCTCGGGCCGAGCGGCATGATGGACGGTCAGGTCGCCGTGATCCGCCAGGCGCTCGACGCCGCGGGCCGTCAGGACGTCGCGGTCCTCGCCTACGCTGCGAAGTACGCCTCCGCCTTCTACGGCCCGTTCCGTGAGGCCGTCGACTCCCAGCTGCAGGGCGACCGCCGCACGTACCAGATGGACGCCGCGAACCGGCGCGAGGCGCTGCTCGAGGTCGAGCTGGACCTCGAGGAGGGCGCGGACATGGTCATGGTCAAGCCGGCCATGAGCTACCTCGACATCCTCGCCGACGTCGCCGCGATGAGCCCCGTCCCGGTGGCCGCCTACCAGATCTCGGGGGAGTACTCGATGATCGAGGCCGCCGCGGCGAATGGCTGGATCGACCGGAAGTCGTCCATCCTCGAGTCGGTGCTCGGCATCCGCCGGGCCGGGGCGAGCATGGTGCTCACGTACTGGGCTGCGGAGATTGCGCGCTGGCTCCGCGAGGACTGA
- the hemL gene encoding glutamate-1-semialdehyde 2,1-aminomutase produces MTTSEDLFARARSLMPGGVNSPVRAFGSVGGTPRFLVSAKGPHVTDADGREYVDLVCSWGPALLGHAVPEVLAAVHAAVDRGLSFGASTPDEAALAELVIGRVPAAERIRMVSTGTEATMTAIRLARGFTRRDLVVKFAGCYHGHVDGLLAAAGSGVATLALPGSAGVTAATAAETLVLPYNDLDAVEAAFAEHGHRIAAVITEAAPANMGVVTPGEGFNEGLRRVTAEHGALLIMDEVLTGFRVGPGGYWGLTGQREGWAPDLFTFGKVIGGGMPVAALGGRAEIMDYLAPLGPVYQAGTLSGNPVAMAAGVATLSLATDAVYAHIDARSAELSAALSAALAAEGVDHSIQRAGNLFSVAFGTSKHGVRDYADAQAQEAFRYGPFFHSMLDSGVYLPPSVFEAWFLSAAHDDAAMNRVVDALPAAARAAAAALPGA; encoded by the coding sequence ATGACCACCTCCGAGGACCTCTTCGCCCGTGCCCGCTCGCTCATGCCCGGAGGGGTGAACTCGCCCGTGCGCGCGTTCGGCTCCGTGGGCGGGACGCCCCGCTTCCTCGTCTCCGCCAAGGGACCGCACGTCACCGACGCCGACGGGCGCGAGTACGTGGACCTCGTGTGCTCGTGGGGCCCGGCGCTGCTGGGCCACGCCGTCCCCGAGGTCCTGGCGGCAGTGCATGCAGCGGTGGACCGGGGCCTGTCCTTCGGCGCCTCGACTCCTGACGAGGCCGCGCTCGCGGAGCTGGTGATCGGGCGCGTGCCCGCGGCCGAGCGCATCCGCATGGTCTCCACCGGCACAGAGGCGACGATGACGGCGATCCGGCTCGCGCGCGGGTTCACGCGGCGCGACCTCGTGGTCAAGTTCGCCGGCTGCTACCACGGGCACGTGGACGGGCTGCTCGCGGCGGCCGGCTCGGGCGTCGCGACGCTCGCCCTTCCCGGGTCCGCGGGCGTCACGGCCGCGACGGCCGCGGAGACGCTCGTCCTGCCGTACAACGACCTTGACGCCGTGGAGGCCGCGTTCGCCGAGCACGGCCACCGGATCGCGGCCGTCATCACGGAGGCCGCGCCGGCCAACATGGGCGTGGTGACCCCGGGGGAGGGCTTCAACGAGGGCCTGCGCCGCGTTACCGCCGAGCACGGCGCGCTGCTGATCATGGACGAGGTCCTCACCGGCTTCCGCGTTGGCCCCGGTGGCTACTGGGGGCTCACGGGTCAGCGCGAGGGCTGGGCCCCGGACCTGTTCACGTTCGGCAAGGTGATCGGCGGCGGCATGCCCGTCGCCGCCCTCGGCGGCCGCGCCGAGATCATGGACTACCTCGCCCCGCTCGGGCCCGTCTACCAGGCCGGCACGCTCTCCGGGAACCCGGTGGCGATGGCGGCGGGCGTCGCGACGCTCTCGCTCGCGACCGACGCGGTGTACGCGCACATCGACGCCCGGTCGGCCGAGCTGTCCGCGGCGCTGTCGGCGGCGCTCGCGGCCGAGGGCGTGGACCACTCGATCCAGCGGGCCGGGAACCTGTTCTCCGTCGCGTTCGGCACGTCCAAGCATGGGGTGCGGGACTACGCCGATGCCCAGGCGCAGGAGGCGTTCCGCTACGGTCCGTTCTTCCACTCGATGCTGGACTCCGGCGTGTACCTGCCGCCGAGCGTCTTCGAGGCCTGGTTCCTCTCCGCGGCCCACGACGACGCCGCCATGAACCGCGTGGTCGACGCCCTTCCGGCGGCCGCCAGGGCCGCCGCGGCGGCCCTCCCGGGGGCGTAA
- a CDS encoding LLM class flavin-dependent oxidoreductase, producing MHGTTDPAPPVLLGLNTFGDVGLGDDGEPKPHAQVIRELVDEAVLADQVGLHSFDVGEHHRKDFAVSAPEVVLAAIASRTENLRLGSAVTVLSSDDPVRVFQRFATLDALSNGRAEVILGRGSFIESFPLFGFDLEDYETLFEEKLELFDRVRSQRPVHWEGRHRGPISGLTAYPHLEGGLLPTWIGVGGTPQSVVRAAQYGYPVMFAIIGGEPARFAPYVELYKRSLEKFNRPYTELGTHSPGHVAETDEQAKEELFPHWLASRNKIGAERGWGPGSRTEFNALASRGGAIYVGSPETVARKIADTHRALGTERFDLKYSNGTLPHAAMMKSIELYGTKVAPLVADMLA from the coding sequence ATGCATGGAACGACTGACCCGGCGCCCCCCGTCCTCCTCGGCCTGAACACCTTCGGCGACGTCGGCCTCGGCGACGACGGCGAGCCGAAGCCGCACGCGCAGGTGATCCGCGAGCTCGTCGACGAGGCAGTCCTCGCCGACCAGGTGGGGCTCCACTCGTTCGACGTCGGCGAGCACCACCGCAAGGACTTCGCGGTCTCCGCCCCCGAGGTCGTGCTTGCGGCGATCGCCTCCCGGACCGAGAACCTCCGACTCGGCTCGGCCGTCACGGTGCTCTCCTCCGACGACCCCGTCCGCGTCTTCCAGCGCTTCGCGACCCTCGACGCCCTCTCGAACGGCCGCGCCGAGGTGATCCTCGGTCGCGGTTCCTTCATCGAGTCGTTCCCGCTCTTCGGCTTCGACCTCGAGGACTACGAGACGCTCTTCGAGGAGAAGCTCGAGCTCTTTGACCGCGTCCGCTCGCAGAGGCCGGTCCACTGGGAGGGCCGCCACCGGGGCCCGATCAGCGGGCTCACCGCCTACCCCCACCTCGAGGGCGGCCTGCTGCCCACATGGATCGGCGTGGGCGGAACGCCCCAGTCGGTGGTCCGCGCGGCACAGTACGGCTATCCGGTCATGTTCGCGATCATCGGCGGCGAGCCCGCGCGCTTCGCCCCCTACGTCGAGCTCTACAAGCGCTCGCTTGAGAAGTTCAACCGCCCTTACACGGAGCTCGGCACCCACTCGCCCGGCCATGTCGCCGAGACCGACGAACAGGCCAAGGAGGAACTGTTTCCGCATTGGCTCGCGTCGAGGAACAAGATCGGCGCCGAGCGCGGCTGGGGCCCGGGCAGCCGGACCGAGTTCAATGCCCTCGCCTCCCGCGGCGGTGCCATCTACGTCGGCTCGCCCGAGACCGTGGCCCGGAAGATCGCGGACACCCACCGGGCCCTCGGCACCGAGCGCTTCGACCTCAAGTACTCGAACGGCACCCTCCCGCACGCGGCCATGATGAAGAGCATCGAGCTCTACGGGACCAAGGTCGCCCCCCTCGTGGCAGACATGCTCGCGTAG
- a CDS encoding ABC transporter substrate-binding protein: MKLKSPKWLAVPAAAILALTLAACGGGSATPSGSPTDALKGSDQQALDKYTTATVTPVDKIDTSKLGLITPGTIKVGTLSDAPPNIFIDKDGNFTGYDNELLKAMAAKLGLKVEFVSTKFQSLLAQVSTKQFDMGSSSISTTDARRETVAFTNGYDFGYMAIVVKDGAKVKTFDDLKAGVRIGVVQGTVQDDFVTNTLKLDPVRFPDYNTVYASVKSGQVDAWVAPSQQAEGQVKAGDGTTIAQKKVNTQNFTAYAVAKDNQPLVDALNSALDAVVADGTWSKLTAQWYPDRPTLKEQTPEGWKPGSKAVQVGTAK; the protein is encoded by the coding sequence ATGAAGCTCAAGTCCCCCAAGTGGCTTGCCGTGCCCGCCGCGGCCATCCTCGCGCTGACCCTCGCGGCCTGCGGCGGTGGGTCGGCCACCCCGTCGGGCTCTCCGACCGATGCGCTCAAGGGCAGCGACCAGCAGGCCCTCGACAAGTACACGACCGCAACGGTGACGCCCGTGGACAAGATCGACACGTCCAAGCTGGGCCTCATCACGCCGGGCACCATCAAGGTCGGCACGCTCTCGGACGCCCCGCCGAACATCTTCATCGACAAGGACGGCAACTTCACGGGCTACGACAACGAGCTCCTGAAGGCCATGGCCGCCAAGCTCGGGCTCAAGGTCGAGTTCGTCTCGACCAAGTTCCAGAGCCTCCTCGCCCAGGTCAGCACCAAGCAGTTCGACATGGGCTCGTCCTCCATCTCCACGACGGATGCCCGCCGCGAGACCGTGGCCTTCACCAATGGCTACGACTTCGGCTACATGGCGATCGTGGTCAAGGACGGCGCGAAGGTGAAGACGTTCGACGACCTCAAGGCCGGCGTCCGCATCGGCGTGGTCCAGGGCACCGTCCAGGATGACTTCGTGACGAACACGCTCAAGCTGGACCCGGTCCGCTTCCCGGACTACAACACGGTCTACGCGAGCGTGAAGAGCGGCCAGGTCGACGCGTGGGTCGCCCCGTCGCAGCAGGCCGAAGGCCAGGTCAAGGCCGGCGACGGAACCACCATCGCCCAGAAGAAGGTCAACACGCAGAACTTCACGGCCTACGCCGTGGCGAAGGACAACCAGCCGCTCGTCGACGCGCTCAACTCCGCGCTCGACGCCGTGGTGGCGGACGGCACGTGGTCGAAGCTCACGGCCCAGTGGTACCCGGACCGTCCCACGCTGAAGGAACAGACCCCCGAGGGCTGGAAGCCGGGCAGCAAGGCCGTCCAGGTCGGCACTGCCAAGTAG
- a CDS encoding LysE family translocator: protein MDLTPLFGFAAISLTLALTPGADWAYTIAAGLRPGSPAPSVAGLCAGYVVHTALVAAGLGMLLAARPDLVAWLSVAGALYLLWLGFTTARGWRAAGFTAAPAASLPSGEPLDAAVRPRGAVRDFLLGLGTSGINPKALLLFAAVMPQFIRPESPLPVVAQTTAMGLTHLGFTVVVYSLVAVGARRLLAARPRRAQTVTLVSGVLMLVIGGALLAEQAVALAGGWIA from the coding sequence ATGGACCTGACCCCGCTGTTCGGCTTCGCCGCCATCTCCCTGACTCTGGCGCTCACCCCCGGCGCCGACTGGGCGTACACGATCGCCGCGGGCCTCCGCCCGGGCTCGCCGGCGCCCTCGGTCGCGGGGCTGTGCGCGGGCTACGTGGTGCACACGGCCCTCGTCGCGGCAGGGCTCGGGATGCTGCTCGCCGCTCGGCCGGACCTCGTCGCATGGCTCTCCGTGGCGGGCGCGCTGTACCTGCTGTGGCTCGGGTTCACGACGGCGCGCGGCTGGCGGGCCGCCGGCTTCACCGCCGCGCCAGCAGCCTCCCTGCCGTCCGGCGAGCCGCTCGACGCCGCCGTGCGCCCTCGGGGCGCGGTGCGCGACTTCCTCCTCGGCCTCGGCACGAGCGGGATCAACCCGAAGGCCCTCCTGCTCTTCGCGGCCGTCATGCCGCAGTTCATCCGTCCCGAGTCCCCGCTGCCTGTGGTCGCGCAGACGACGGCCATGGGGCTCACCCATCTGGGGTTCACCGTGGTGGTCTACAGCCTCGTCGCCGTGGGCGCGCGCCGGCTCCTTGCCGCCAGGCCGCGGCGTGCCCAAACCGTGACGCTCGTGAGCGGCGTCCTGATGCTCGTCATCGGCGGGGCGCTGCTCGCGGAGCAGGCCGTGGCCCTCGCGGGCGGCTGGATCGCCTAG
- a CDS encoding uroporphyrinogen-III synthase yields MRVLLTRTPDRAGAMARALAEAGGEPLLLPLIDFERAHDQEALAAALGRLAAGEYGWLVISSITTVRALKEVAAARGVGLPGLVPPGVRIATIGPSSRRVIEAEGLRVDLAPEGKQSAEGLVELWAMADDGGAAGGDGAGITRVLIPQSDLAAPTLAEGLDARGWAVDTVTAYRTVDYPADPSLRLVEGLAVGEPAGQEAPAVVLTPDEASRELAAGRLDAVVAASPSAARRIHAVLRPLEATRLIAIGEPTAAELERLGIPAAATAARPTPEGIVDAVARAVAHSPAAQKETP; encoded by the coding sequence GTGCGGGTCCTGCTGACCCGCACACCCGACCGGGCGGGGGCGATGGCGCGGGCGCTCGCGGAAGCAGGCGGCGAGCCGCTGCTGCTGCCGCTCATCGACTTCGAGCGCGCCCACGACCAGGAGGCGCTCGCCGCGGCCCTCGGCCGGCTCGCCGCCGGGGAGTACGGGTGGCTCGTCATCTCGAGCATCACGACGGTCCGTGCGCTCAAGGAGGTCGCGGCGGCCCGCGGCGTCGGGCTCCCGGGCCTCGTGCCGCCGGGCGTCCGGATCGCGACCATCGGCCCGAGTTCCCGCAGGGTCATCGAGGCCGAGGGCCTGCGCGTGGACCTCGCACCGGAGGGCAAGCAGTCCGCCGAGGGGCTCGTCGAGCTGTGGGCGATGGCGGACGACGGGGGCGCCGCCGGCGGCGACGGCGCCGGCATCACCCGCGTGCTCATCCCGCAGAGCGACCTCGCTGCCCCGACGCTCGCCGAGGGCCTCGACGCCCGCGGCTGGGCCGTGGACACGGTCACCGCCTACCGCACGGTCGACTACCCCGCGGACCCGTCCCTGCGCCTCGTGGAGGGCCTCGCGGTCGGCGAGCCGGCCGGGCAGGAGGCGCCCGCCGTCGTGCTCACCCCGGACGAGGCGAGCCGCGAGCTCGCCGCAGGGAGGCTCGACGCCGTCGTGGCCGCCTCCCCGAGTGCGGCGCGCCGCATCCACGCCGTCCTGCGCCCCCTCGAGGCGACCCGGCTCATTGCGATCGGCGAGCCGACCGCCGCCGAGCTGGAGCGGCTCGGCATCCCCGCCGCGGCCACCGCGGCGAGGCCCACCCCGGAAGGCATCGTAGATGCCGTGGCCCGCGCCGTCGCCCACTCACCTGCCGCACAGAAGGAGACGCCATGA
- a CDS encoding amino acid ABC transporter permease, with amino-acid sequence MDYLTKLGETFFNWKVIGEVLPQLFTVGLPNTLVLALASGVIGTVLGMLLALMGIARNPVARWIARVYTDVFRGLPAILTILAIGLGFGPIVRELTGVTSPYPLGIAALSLISAAYIGEIFRSGIQSVEKGQLEAARALGFGYGPSMRLIVVPQGVRRVLPALVNQFIALIKDSSLVFTLGLLSSERELFQIGQDEAARTGNLSGYVAAAIFYLAMTIPLTHLVNWIDARLRTGRAQSRAEKAEPDEAAAVVGKGAE; translated from the coding sequence ATGGATTACCTGACGAAACTCGGTGAGACCTTCTTCAACTGGAAGGTGATCGGCGAGGTCCTGCCGCAGCTGTTCACGGTCGGCCTGCCGAACACGCTCGTGCTCGCGCTCGCCTCCGGCGTCATCGGCACGGTGCTCGGCATGCTGCTCGCGCTCATGGGCATCGCTCGCAATCCGGTGGCGCGGTGGATCGCCCGGGTGTACACGGACGTGTTCCGCGGACTCCCGGCGATCCTCACCATCCTGGCCATCGGGCTGGGGTTCGGGCCGATCGTGCGTGAGCTCACCGGTGTCACCAGCCCGTACCCGCTGGGGATCGCGGCGCTCTCGCTCATCTCGGCCGCGTACATCGGCGAGATCTTCCGCTCGGGCATCCAGAGCGTCGAGAAGGGCCAGCTCGAGGCGGCGCGCGCGCTGGGCTTCGGCTATGGGCCGTCGATGCGCCTGATCGTGGTGCCGCAGGGGGTGCGCCGAGTGTTGCCGGCCCTCGTGAACCAGTTCATCGCGCTCATCAAGGACTCCTCGCTCGTCTTCACGCTCGGGCTGCTCTCGAGCGAGCGCGAGCTGTTCCAGATCGGACAGGACGAGGCCGCCCGCACGGGCAACCTTTCGGGCTACGTCGCGGCAGCGATCTTCTACCTGGCCATGACGATCCCGCTCACGCACCTCGTGAACTGGATCGACGCGCGGCTGCGCACCGGCCGTGCCCAGAGCCGCGCCGAGAAGGCGGAACCGGACGAGGCGGCGGCAGTCGTCGGAAAGGGAGCGGAATGA